Genomic window (Terriglobus sp. TAA 43):
TCGGCTGGAAGAAGTACTGGTGGTGACAGAGGTTTCGCAGCAGTTGAATACCGCGGCAGATGACGATCAGGAAGAGGGCAAGAAAGCTGCAGAAGTAGTCGCGGACCGACTGCCCGGGCTGAAGAAGGCCGATGAGAAAAATGGGGATGAGAACGCCGCGACCAGTCCGGCTCCTACCCTGCCGAGACCTCAGCCTGCGATCCACACGGATCGTTATTCGCCGGGCGCCGCTCCTCCAGCCTCAAGCCTGACGCCTGGAGCGCCGAACACGCAGCTTGCAACTCCTCCCCAGCACAGCACTCCCAACGCGCCGGAGGAACCGTAAGATGCCCCGTCGCCCCTTTACCAATCGTCGCGAATTAGAAGAGCACAGCTTTCATCCTGCCGTGCTGCTGGCAGTACCTTTGTGTGCGCTATTCCTGAATGCTTACCTGCCACGCATCTGGGAACCGCTGTCGATCCTCGATCTGCCACTGATCCTCGTCCTGTACTTCTCCATCGCATGGCGAAACCCAATTGCGGGCACGCTCTTTGGCACCGTCGTTGGCTTACTGCAGGATCTGCCCGGCAACCAGTTCATTGGTGTCAATGGCATTGCGAAATCTGTTCTGGGATATGCTGCAGCTTCCATCGGGCTGAAGGTGGACGTGGAGAACATGGTGACCCGCGTCGCGATGAACTTCGTCTTTTGCCTACTGCAATCGGCACTGCTGTACCTGATTCAAAGCATTCTGCTGGGGCAGGCAGAGGCGCATCCGCGTTGGGTGCATGAACTGCTTCGCGCGGCGATCAATTCTGCTGTGGCAATCCCGATCTTCCTGCTGCTGGACCGCACACGTATGGACACCGTGCTGTAACGCGACTAGGGCGTTCGGTTATCACTGCCGCCCGTCAGCGCAGAGATGACGCTGAGTGTTGCGGCGGGTCGCAACGGTGCAAGCGCTCCCTGTTCCTTGTTATGCAACGAACGCTCCGCAGCCTTGAGTTCCGGCAGGTTGAAGATGGAAAGCTGCGACCCCTGAAAAACAGCCAGCCGCATTCCGTCGGCCGACAGCGCAAAGTTCCCCGCAGGACGCTGCACAGGCGTCGCATTAACGCGGAGTAACTCTTCGCCTTCGCGGTTGCCATAGACACGGATCTCTTCTGCACGAACCTCGGTTGCGTCCACCATGCCGGTGCCTTGCGTGCTCACCGAAGTGATTGTGTTGCGCACTGCGAACCGCCCGGTAGTCGGTGAGTTTTCTACGGCCAGCCATAACGGTTCATCATCCGTTGTGAACACCCACTTTGCCTCGGCCAGCAGGTTGAATCCGCCCATGAGCTTGTGGTCTTCGCCACCGCGGCAGCCAAAGGCAAAAAACTCCGCGTCGGAAATGAACATGCTGATGGGGCGGCAGGTGGAGGTGAAACCTCCCAGTTCCATCTTGGCGCCGTTATAGCCGTGAAAATCGAAGCCCCAATGGTTGCGATCCTCATGCACTGTTTCCAGCACGCCCATGGAGGTGAAGGAGAGGGTGAAGGTGCTCTTAGACTCCGCACGGCCACGGTTCGACAGGCGAACCGACCCGTCGGACTGCAAAGTGACGCCATAGAAGAAGACGGAAACAGGGCGCTCCTTCTGATCCGTGGGATCGTCTCCGATCTTGCGGGCAGGCGTGGTCTCCAGCAGGATCAGGTCGCGCTGCGGGCTAAACTGCAATGCCTCCAGATCATCTTCGTTTTCGATGAGTAGTCGCTGTCCCAGATGCAACGGATCGTAGCTGCCCATGGGGTCGAGCGAGTAGAGATTGTTGCGGACGCGCAACAGAAAGCGTCCACTTCCAAGTGCCCACAGATAGGGCGAACGGTCATGCATGCGCCACTCTGTTTCGCGCTGCACTTTGCCATCGGGAAGGCTGATGACCAGAGCGCGCACAAAGTGGTCGTCGTCGGTCTCACGCTGATCCGGCATGCGCTTTATCAACTTCTTTGCGGTGTAGGTCACCAGAAGATGATCAGCATCAATGAAGTGCACCGTGGCGCTGGTGTATCCGGCGCGCAGCCCCATACCAGAGGTCATGGGGCGATAGCCAAGTGTCTCCAGAGGGATCTGAATCGCAGGAACAGCGGGCTTCGCAGCGGGATCATCGTTCGCTACCGCCGCAAAGGCATGACTCGGCAACAACAGCGCGAGTACGAACAAGCGGTGGCGTAGCGAGGCAGGCATTGCGGCAGTGGTCCGGGTTGCGAGTCTTATGGTAACGCGTGCCTTCAACAACCCGCTCATCATGTTCCGCGCCGTCCTGTGCGACAGTGGAAAGATGCCCTCTTCTACTACTTCCCGTCCGCTTGGATTTCTGGCTTGCGCCTCGGCGGGGGCGCTCTGGGGCACAGGATTCTTCTTTGGCAAGATCGCCCTGCGCGAGGTCAGCGTGGGCCACATGGTGCTGTATCGCTTTCTCTTTGCAGCACTTCCCATACTGCCGCTGGTAAAAGGCCGTGGTGAACGATGGACCGCATCAGAATGGCGCCTGATGATCATCGCCGCCTTTTTCGGTGTTCCGTTGCAGTTTTTGGTGCAGTTTAAGGGGCTTTCCATCACTTCCCTTTCGCATGCTGCACTCATGATTGGCACGCTTCCTGTCATCCTTGCCGCAGCCGCCGCTATCTTCCTGAAAGAGCGGCTGGATGCCGTGGGTTGGACTGCGCTGATTGCGTCCACTACGGGCGCTTGCATGATCGCGTTGGGCGGTCACGACGCAAGCGGAACGTCCACACTGCTGGGTGATTCGCTGATCGTTCTCTCCGTGGTGATTGCGCTCGTGTGGCTGCTGGGCAACAAGAAACTTCTTCTGCGTCACAGTGCGCTGGAGGTAAGCGCGCGGAGCCTGGTGCTGGGGACGATCATGCTGCTCATCTGGGTGCCGCTGCAATACGGCATGCCACCGGTGCATGGAATCTCCATGAAGGCATGGCTGGCACTGGCAGCCAGTGGTGTTCTTTGCACCGCTGCAACCAACCTGCTGTGGAACTGGGGTATGACACAGGTTCCCGCGTCGCAGGGCGGCATCTTTATCAACCTGGAGCCGGTCATCGGGTCAGTGCTGGGAGTGACCCTTCTCAATGAACATCTTGGGCTGATTGCATGGCTGGGGGGATCGCTGATTGTGGGCGCGGCTGTGGTGCTTTCCACACGCGGAGAGGTTGCCAGCGAAGCTATCCAGATGGAGTCTGTGTGATCGATACACCGAAGATGATCGCCATCGACATGGATGGCACGCTGGTGCATCCCGGTGGCACGGTATCGCCCGGTAATCAGGATGCGCTGGACCGCGCACGCCGTGCCGGTGCCCGCATCGTGATCGCCACAGGACGCCGCCACAGTTACGCCATGAAGGTGCTGCAGACGGGCAACTTCCAGCCCGACGACATCGTGCTCAGTTCGAACGGAGCCGTAGCGCGCACCATGGACGGTCGCCTGCTGTTCCGCGAAGCCATGTCCACGGAAACGGCGCTGTGGCTCTGCGAGATGGTCAATGATTATCGCAACTGTTTCGTATTCACTTTTGACACGATGGACGCGCACGGCAATGAAGCCGGTGGCGCATTGGTGCTGGAGGAAGTCGACGATCTGCACGCCAGCATTGAGAAATGGATGGTGGCCAACGCCGCGGACATCCGTCGTTTTACGCCCATTGAATCCGCTTTTCAGGCTGCGGAGTTTCCCGCGATTCAGGCGATGCTGTGCGGTGGCATGGAACGCATGGAAACGGCCTTTCGCCATCTGGATGCAGCGCACGAAGGACGCCTATCGCTGACACGCACGGTCTATCCGCTGCGCGACCTCTGCATCTTGGACGTCCTTCCGCAGGGCTGCTCGAAGGGTGCGGGATTGGCACATCTGCTGCGCGAAGAGGGACTTACAGCGAGCGATCTGATGGCTATTGGCGACAACTGGAACGACCTGACCATGCTGGAACAGGCTCGCTGGCCCATGTTGATGGGCAATGCTCCCGACGATCTTCGGCTGCTGGCGGAAGAGCGTAACTGGACGGTCACGCGGCATCATCACGAAGACGGTGTTGCTGAGGCCATTGCGCTCTGCTTCGCGGATGAGAATGCCAGTCGATAAGACCCCGGATGCTACTCTGAAAGGGATGGCCTCCCTCTCCGTCCGAAGGATTGCAGCGCTTCTTTTGCTACCGGGTATGTGCGGTGCTTCGGCACGCGCTGCGGAGGTGGTGACGCTGCGTAATGGGTTCAGCATCAACTGCGAACGCCATGAAACGCTGACCACGGACATCACCCGGCTGTATCTCCACGCGGACAATTTCATGGATGTTGCGGCTTCCTCCATCACCTCAGTGGAGGCGGCACCGGATGCCCCTGACGCCCCGAAAACCGCGGCTCACGAACCCGCTGGAACAGCGACGATCCTTGCTGATTCCGGTGCGCGCCACAACGTGAACGTCGCACTGCTGGCGTCTGTAGTGCAGGCGGAAAGCGGCGGCAACACGAAGGCCGTATCGCGCACGGGAGCACGCGGCCTGATGCAGCTAATGCCAGGCACTGCGAACCAACTAGACGTAAAAGACAGCTTTGACGCCGCATCGAACGTAAACGGTGGCAGTGCGTACCTGGATCAACTGTTGACGCGATACCACGACAACCTCGCACTGGCTCTGGCCGCTTACAACGCAGGCCCCGGTGCAGTGGATCGTTATCATGGCATCCCGCCCTACCGTGAAACGCGGGCGTACGTGGCACGCGTGATCCGGGAATTTAATCGCCGTGTTGCGGAACAGGCACGCGCAGTTTCCGCCACGGTGGTTCGCTAAAGCATGAACAAACGCCGCATCGCCATCTGGACGATCGTCGTCCTCCTTGCAGCATTTCTTCTCTGGAAAATTCACCAATCGCAGTTTGATTGGCATGCGTTTTGGCTCGCCTGCCGCCAGGTCAATCTGCCACTGTTTTTGATGGCAACGCTGATGGTCTACAGCAACTCCGTCGCGCGTGCCGTTCGGTGGACGATCTTTCTGAAACCGTCTCTGCCACCGGAACAACGGAAGCCTTGGTGGACGCTGCTCGGCGCTCAGTTCATCGGCTTTACAGGCCTTGCGATCTTCGGGCGCGTGGGCGAACTGATTCGCCCTTACCTCGTCAGCCGACGGACCGGCCTGTCGTTTTCATCACAGATTGCGGTCGTAGCGGTGGAGCGCATCTTCGATCTCGCGGCCTTTGGCATTCTCTTCGCGGGAAATCTCATCGTCAGCCCCCAACTGAACGCGCTTCCCTACCATGAGCTGTTCCACAAGCTGGGATGGGTGATTGCTGCAATGATCGCCGTGCTGGTCGCGTTTGTCGTCGCCATCCGCGTGGCTGGCGAATTCATGGCACGCCTGATCCGCCACATTGTTGGCATCCTCTCCAAGCCAGCCGGACAAAGTGCGGAAGCCAAGGTACTGGAGTTCCGCAACGGCCTGAACGTGGTCGGCAGCACGAGCGACTTCATCGGCATTATCGTGTGCAGCTTTGCTTTGTGGGGAGCCGTCGCCATTGCCTATGTGCTCACGATGAAGGCGTTCCCAGCACCGGTGCACAACCTCACCATTGCCCACTGCCTTCTGCTGATGGGCTTCAGCGTAGTGGGTGGCATTGTGACTCTACCGGGTGTCGGCGGCGGTGCGCAGGCACTCACTTTCGGCGCGCTGACTCGCCTGTTTGGTATTCCGGCAGAGCTGGCGGCAAGCGCGGCCATCATCATGTACTTTGTGACTTCGATCAACGTAATCCTGCCCGGATTGATCTACGCCCGCGTGGAGAGCGTGAACCTGCGCACCGTGGCCCGCGAAAGCGCGCAGAAGTCATGATGGGAATGCTTGATAGAATTGGCCTTGCATGAAGTGTCCGTTTTGCGGCTGGGCTCAGGATAAAGTCGTTGATTCACGCGAGAGCAAGGAGGCGGATAGCATCCGTCGCCGCCGCGAGTGCGAGAAGTGCAACAAGCGCTTCACCACATACGAACGCATCGATGAAATTCCCTACATGGTCGTGAAGAAGGACGGACGCCGCGAGAAGTTCGATCGGCAGAAGGTCCTGAATGGCCTGCTGCACGCCTGCCAGAAGCGTCCTGTACCTACGGGCAAGCTGGGCAAGATCGTCGATGAGACCGAAGCCTACGTGGTTGATTCGCCGGAGCGCGAGCGCACCACAGTCGAGGTGGGCGAACTGATCATGACGCGACTGAAAGAAATCGACACGGTCGCGTACATCCGTTTCGCCAGCGTCTATCGCGACTTCAAGGACGTGCGCGAATTCAAGGCAGAGCTGGAAGAGCTGCTGGGATCGCGGCTACGCAAAACTACCCCGGGAATATAAACTCCCACACTTCGCAAACCACATCCATCTGCCCGGCATCACAGCAGTTATGAAATTGCTGGCGGGAACGCTGCTGTGCGTTCTGATGGTTGCCATCACGGGATGCAAACCTGACGCCGCCGTGAAGCACGGCGCGGTGATTGATGCTGCGCCCAGCGGCCACGACACCGGCAAAGCCGGGCAAGCCGCGCCAACTCCGCCACAACAAAATCAGCCTCAGGCTCAGACCCCTCCCCCAGTAAAGGTGCAATAACCCATGCCCGATCTGCATTCGCTTGGACTTCCTCTCTGGTTCCTTATCCTCAGCCTGTTCCTGCCGCGGCTTTCGCTGCTGGCGCTGTACCTGCAGGGTCATACGGGAAATGTCTTCGTTATCAGCCTCATTCCCACGCTGGTAGCGCTGCTGATCCCACGCATTCTGATTCTTTTCTGGATTTACACCACGCAGGGTCTTAGCATCTGGTTCCTGATTCACGCCATCGGCCTGTTGATCGCATGGGGAACTTTTGGCACGCGGACACGGACGGTTTATGTCACCCGCCGCCGCGCCTCGGACTTCTAAACCCAAAATTCGATCGTTGCGGCCGCAATCCGGTATCCTTAACAGATACATCCGGTATGGATTAAGGACTGCAGAACAACATGGAACGTCGCAAGGTGGGGATTCTCGGCGCGACCGGAACAGTCGGCCAGCGCTTCATTCAACTTCTGGACCAGCACCCGTGGTTTGAGATCACGTGGGTCGCGGCAAGCGATCGTTCGGCGGGCAAACGCTACGCCGACGCCGCCAAATGGAAGCTGGACACCCCCATGCCTGCGCGCATTGCCGATCTGGTGCTGCAGCCGAACACGCCTGCCGCCAACACCGGCGACGTGCCGAAGATCATCTTCGCTGCGCTGGACAGCGATATTGCACTGGAACTGGAGCCGCTGTTTGCGGGCGCAGGATGCGCTGTCATCTCCAACTCGTCGGCCTTCCGCATGACACCGGATGTGCCGCTGGTGGTGCCTGAGGTCAACGCAGACCATCTGCCGCTGCTGACCAAGCAGGCTGCCTACACCTCCAAGAGCGGTGGCTATATCGTCACCAATCCCAACTGTTCCGCCATTGGCCTCGTGCTTGCGCTGAAGCCCCTGGAAGAGCGCTTCGGCATTGAATCGCTGTTTGTCAGCACCATGCAGGCCGTCAGCGGCGCGGGTTACCCCGGCGTGCCTTCGCTGGACATCCTTGGCAACGTGGTTCCCTTCATCAAGAATGAAGAGGAAAAGCTGCAGGAAGAAGTGGGCAAGTTGCTGGGTAGCTTCAACGGCAATGGCATTGACATGCTGCCTGCAAAGGTCAGCGCTCACTGCAACCGCGTTGCCGTGATCGACGGCCACACCGAATGCGTCTCCGTCAAATTCAAGAAGCCCGTCACACGTGAAGAGATTCTGGCTGCATGGAGCGAGTTCCAGCCGCTGGTGCAGCATCATCTGCCCACGGCACCTGCGCAGCCGGTGATCTTTACCGATGCGCCGGACCGTCCGCAGCCGCGCTTTGACGTGGGTGCAGGCAACGGCATGAGCACCACCGTTGGTCGCCTGCGCGAATGCCCGCTGCTGGACTGGAAGTTTGTTCTGCTGAGCCACAACACGCTGCGGGGAGCCGCAGGCGCAGCTGTGCTGAACGCGGAAGTCCTGGCAAAGATGGATCTATTGCCCGGCAAGCACCTGCACACGAAGACTGGAGCAGGACTGGCCGAGAATGAGTTGGTGAACGCATGAGCAATGCATCCCGTCCGCAACTCGTTGTGATGAAGTTTGGTGGCACGTCGGTTGAAGACGCTGCTGCAATCCGCCGCACTGCAGCCGTCGTTCGTGGCCGCCGCGAAAAGGGTCTGGAAGCCGTTGTCGTTGTCTCAGCAATGGCGAAGGTGACCGATACGCTTCTGGCCGCCGCAGCAGCAGCGGGTCACGGTGACAAGTCCGGCGCACTCGCATTGTCGGCACGTCTGCGTTCGCGTCATCTGGAGACCGCTGGCGAACTGGTGAAGCAGCCGCAGTTGAACGTATTGCTGAACCACATCCAGCACGACTTCGATCATCTGGATGACCTGTTGCGCGGCATCGCTGCAGTAGGCGAACTGACCCCGCGCACCACGGACAACGTGGTCAGCTACGGCGAACGCCTCAGCAGCCAGATTGTAGCTGCTGCATTCGACGCAGCCGGTATCAAGGGCATCCACCTGGACGCGCGCCAGTGCATCGTCACCGATGACAGCTATGGCAAGGCAGTGCCGAATGAAGCATTGATCGAAGTACGCCTGAAGGAACATGCGCTTCCTCTGATTGAGCAGGGATTGACGCCTGTGATGGGCGGCTTCATCGGGGCAAACGAAAAAGGCATTACTACCACGCTGGGCCGCGGTGGTAGCGACTTCTCCGCTGCTTTGGTTGGTGGCGGATTGCATGCCGGAGCTATTGAAATCTGGACCGACGTAAACGGCATCATGACGACCGATCCGCGCATCTGTTCGGATGCGTTGCGCGTGAAGACGATCTCGTTTGAAGAAGCTGCTGAACTCGCTTACTTCGGCGCGAAGGTGCTGCACCCCGCAACGATCCTTCCCGCCGTGCAGCAGAATATCCCGGTTTTCGTGCTGAACAGCCGCAACGCTGCGAACGAAGGCACACGCATCAGCGCTGTTGCTCCGCCCTGCCGCTCGCCGTTCAAGTGCATCGCTGTGAAAAAGAAGCTGACCATCGTGGACATCGTCGCCAGCCGTATGCTGATGACGCATGGCTACCTGAAGGCCGTCTTCGACGTATTCGATAAGCACAAGGTCATCATCGACATGGTCTCCACGTCAGAAGTTTCCATTTCCGTTACGGTGGACACCAGCGACAAACTGCCGCAGATTGCAGAAGACCTTTCAAAGATTGCTGACGTGAAGTACGAGAGCAATAAGGCGCTCGTCTGCCTGGTGGGCGAAGACATTCGCGGACACGCTGGCATTGCGGGCAAGGTCTTCTCTGCCATCGGACATGTAAACGTCCGCATGATCTCGCAGGGCGCCAGCGAAATCAACATGAGTTTCATGATCGAAGAGGATGATGCTTCCGAGGCGATTCGTTCGCTGCACAGCACCTTCTTCGCCGATCCTGACCCAAATATCTTTGACCTGGATGCACGCGCCAACACTACCGGTGCGCCTCCAGTGAACGAACCCGCCCGCATCACAGTGCAGTAAGACTTTGAAGAGGCCCGGCTTAAGCCGGGCCGTTCCATCGAAATCATCAACAAGGGGCTTGATCCCCTGAAGGAAACAACCATGCGGATGCTGGTTCTGGGACACGGCAAGACAGGCAAGCTGGTAGCAGAAGTCGCCACAGAGCGTGGCCATGGCGTACACGTTCTGGACGCAAAGGAAAACCCGCGCGGCGCGGCGCTCACCGCGCCTTTCGTAGCAGGCTTCGATGTCATCATCGACTTCACCACACCAGAAGCCGTGCTGACGAATCTCCGCGCATGTCTCGCGGTGGGAGCGAAGGTCGTTGTAGGTACAACGGGTTGGTATCAGCAACTAAACGACATGACCAGCCTCGCTATCCGCAAGGATGCCGCGCTGTTGCACGGCACCAATTACTCCATTGGCGTTCAGGTGATGTTGCAGCTTGCCAAGCAGATGACCGATTCTCTGAAGAAGTACGGCTACGACTTCAAGATTGAAGAGACACACCATACGCAGAAACTGGACGCGCCCAGCGGAACCGCCGTCAGCATTCAGCAGGCGATGAACGCAGCAGGCGAAGTGCCGATTGAATCCATCCGCGAGGGTGATGTTGCGGGCATTCACATTGCCGAAGCCATCAGCGCAGGCGACAAGCTCAGCCTGCGCCATGAAGCCTTTGGCCGCCGGGGTTTCGCAGAAGGTGCGGTGCGCGCCGCCGAGTGGCTGAGCACACGCAAGGGTGTCTACGACTTCCGCGATATCTTCACGCAGATCTAAAACTTGAATGGCCCGGCTTCGGTCGGGCCTCTTCGTCTTACAAGCAATGCGAGGCTTCGTCCTCTGAGGAATACATCCATGTCCACCAAGCCGTTTGCCAATCTCACCTTCGATGAAAAGCTTGACCGCCTTGCACTTGTTGCCGTTCGCGTTGGCCTGAACCTCCAGGAAGGCCAGGAAGTTGTCGTGACAGCATCGCTCGACCACATCCCCTTCATCCGCAAGGTTGTGGCAGAGGCCTACAAGGCGGGCGCATACGCCGTGACAGTGCTCTACCAGGACGACGTCGCCACGCTCGCGCGATACCAGAACGCACCCGATGCTGCATTCGACTTCACACCGAAGTGGCTGGCCGACGGCATTGCAGAAGCCTTTAACAGTAACGCCGCGCGACTCGGCATCACCGGCGCAAACCCGGCATTGCTAAAAGATCAGGACCCCAGCAAGATCAGCCGCGCCAACGTGGCTGCGTCCAAGGCCATGAAGCCTGCGATGGAAATGGTCACGCGCCACGCCATCAACTGGAGCATTCTCGCCGGTGCCACGCCCGCGTGGGCAAAGTTGGTTTTCCCTGACCTCCCGGAAAACGAGGCCGTCGCGCGTCTGTGGGACGCCATCTTCCTGGCATCGCGCATCACCGGTGACGATCCTGTGCAGGACTGGAAAGACCACGGCGAAAACATCATGAAGCGCGTGGCCCTGCTGAATGACAAGCGCTATCACGCGCTGCACTTCCGCGGCCCCGGCACCGATCTTGTCGTTGGTCTTGCTGACGATCATCTGTGGGCCGGCGGCGGTGGTGTCTGCGGCAACGGCATCTTCTGCAACGCGAACATCCCCACGGAAGAGTGCTTCACCACGCCGCATAAGGATCGCGTGGACGGCACGGTCACTGCATCGAAGCCGCTGTCGCATCAAGGGACGCTGATCGAGAACATCAGCGTTCGCTTTGAAAACGGCAAGATCGTGGAGGCGCACGCCACCGCTGGCGAAGAGGCGCTGAAGAAGCTCATCGCCGTAGACGATGGCGCGAGCCGCCTCGGCGAAGTCGCACTCGTACCGCACTCATCACCCATTGCGCAGAGCGGCTTGCTCTTCTGGAACACCCTATTCGATGAAAACGCAGCCAGCCATATTGCGTTGGGCCAGGCGTACGCCACCTGCATCAAGGATGGCGAGACGATGGATGAAGCGACGCTGAACAGCAAGGGTGCGAACAGCAGCTTGATCCACGTGGACTGGATGATCGGCTCCGGCAAGATGGACGTGGACGGCGTCTCCGCAGACGGCACAGAAGAGCCACTGATGCGCAGCGGCGAGTGGGCCTAGTCCATGGAGAGGTATCGCAATTTCATCTCACTCATTTGCGCTGCCATTCTCGTTCTTCCTGGAGGCTTGGTAGTAACGAATGCTGCAAGCGACGCGGGTTGGCTGGGGCCTGGGGTTTTTCTGATCCTGCCCGGACTGCTGATATCCATGGCTTTCGGCAATGTGCACTCCTTTTCATCCTGGCTTGCAATCATCATTGCGTTCGCCTTCTGGGCAAGTATCCTCTGGCTGCTTCTCGGCCTCGTACTCCGAAGGAGGCGTAAGGCAAATGCCCGCACATGAGATGAAGTCCACCCGCCTCGAAGCCTTCAGTGACGGCGTGATCGCTGTCATCATCACCATTATGGTGCTGGAGCTGCACGTGCCGGAGGCACACGGCCTTGGGGGCTTCCTTCACATCCTTCCGCGCCTCGGCATTTATGGTCTGAGCTTTCTCGTGGTGGCGATTTACTGGGTGAACCATCATGACCTCTGCAGCCGCACTGAGGTCATCAACTATCGCGTGCTCTGGGCGAATCTGCTCTTCCTCTTCACGCTGTCGCTCCTGCCCTATTTCACGGACTACGTCGCAGAGCATCACTACGACTCGTTCTCCACTGCGCTCTATACCGTCACCTTCATCGTCGTTGCGATGGGGTTTCTGGTGCTGCGACTCTCGCTCAACGGACTGCATGATGATCATGAGGAAAAGCTGCCCAGTCGTGATCGCAAAGAGACCGTGAAACACCTCACAAGCCTGGCAATCTACGTCGCCGCCCTCCCCGTGGCGTATTACAAGCCGATCCTGTCGCTGGCGCTGGATTTTGCGGTGACGCTGATCTGGATCATCCCGGAACTCGGCACACAACGCCGCTTACACCGCAAACACCGCGGTTAGTCTCACCGGCCTTCGTCTTTCGTAGAGCCCATCGCAAGAAACAAAAGGGAACGCGATACACTTAACAGTGGTATGGAACCCGCGATTATTACTGGACTCGGCACTGCAATCATCACCCCTTTTCACCCGGACGAGAGCGTCGATCACGCTTCGCTGAAAAAATTGGTGGAAGCGCAGATTGCAGGCGGTGTCGATTTCCTGGTGGCCTGTGGTTCCACGGGCGAAGCCAGCACCCTGACTGAAGACGAGACGGATGCGGTCATTGCCACGGTGATTGAAGCTGCCGCAGGACGCATCCCCGTTGTGGCCGGATGCACGCACAACAGCACACGCGAGGCGGTGGCGCGCGCGCAACGCATCGCAAAAATCAAGGGCTTGAGGGGCATCCTGACCGCCAACCCGTACTACAACAAGCCCACGCAGCAGGGCCAGTATCTACACTTCAAGGCAATCGCTGAAGCCGTCGCACCGATGCCGGTGCTGCTCTACAACATCCCCGGACGCACCGCCGCAAACCTGCTCCCCGAGACTGTCGTGCGTCTGGCTGAATTGCCAAACGTCATCGGCATCAAGGAATCCAGCGGGAACCTTGCGCAGATTGGCGAGCTGCTCGCCCTCAAGCCTGCAAACTTCTCCGTCTTCTCTGGCGATGATTATCTTGCGCTACCCATCGTTGCGGGCGGCGGCGTGGGACTCATCTCTGTGGCATCGAATGTTGCGCCGAAGGAAGTGAAGGCAGTGATTACCGCTGCGCTTTCCGGCAATCGCGAGACGGCCGCAGAAGCAGCCAAGAAGGTTCACGCCTTGAACACGGTGCTCTTCGCCGAACCCAATCCAGCGCCCACCAAGGCTCTGCTGGCCGCAATGAAGATCACCGCAGGCGACGCACTTCGTCTCCCCATGCTGCCGGTTGGCGACAAGACGCGCGAATCGCTACATAAAATCGCCACGGAACTCCATCTGCTGTAATCGATTTGCTGACATAGAATGACGCCGCAACGAAGTGTTCTCCGTCTGCTATCAAACGATAGCGAGAGGAGTTACACATTCATGGCTTCCTGGAAAACATTTGGCCTGTCTGCGGTGGCGGTAGCTGCCCTGGCATTGGCTGCTCCCAGTACTGACCGAGCGCAGGTTTCAATCGGCGTCAACATTGGCCCCGCGCCGATCTGCCCTTACGGCTACTTTGACTACGCGCCTTACAGCTGTGCTCCATATGGCTATT
Coding sequences:
- the lysC gene encoding lysine-sensitive aspartokinase 3 — encoded protein: MSNASRPQLVVMKFGGTSVEDAAAIRRTAAVVRGRREKGLEAVVVVSAMAKVTDTLLAAAAAAGHGDKSGALALSARLRSRHLETAGELVKQPQLNVLLNHIQHDFDHLDDLLRGIAAVGELTPRTTDNVVSYGERLSSQIVAAAFDAAGIKGIHLDARQCIVTDDSYGKAVPNEALIEVRLKEHALPLIEQGLTPVMGGFIGANEKGITTTLGRGGSDFSAALVGGGLHAGAIEIWTDVNGIMTTDPRICSDALRVKTISFEEAAELAYFGAKVLHPATILPAVQQNIPVFVLNSRNAANEGTRISAVAPPCRSPFKCIAVKKKLTIVDIVASRMLMTHGYLKAVFDVFDKHKVIIDMVSTSEVSISVTVDTSDKLPQIAEDLSKIADVKYESNKALVCLVGEDIRGHAGIAGKVFSAIGHVNVRMISQGASEINMSFMIEEDDASEAIRSLHSTFFADPDPNIFDLDARANTTGAPPVNEPARITVQ
- a CDS encoding 4-hydroxy-tetrahydrodipicolinate reductase, with the translated sequence MRMLVLGHGKTGKLVAEVATERGHGVHVLDAKENPRGAALTAPFVAGFDVIIDFTTPEAVLTNLRACLAVGAKVVVGTTGWYQQLNDMTSLAIRKDAALLHGTNYSIGVQVMLQLAKQMTDSLKKYGYDFKIEETHHTQKLDAPSGTAVSIQQAMNAAGEVPIESIREGDVAGIHIAEAISAGDKLSLRHEAFGRRGFAEGAVRAAEWLSTRKGVYDFRDIFTQI
- a CDS encoding aminopeptidase translates to MSTKPFANLTFDEKLDRLALVAVRVGLNLQEGQEVVVTASLDHIPFIRKVVAEAYKAGAYAVTVLYQDDVATLARYQNAPDAAFDFTPKWLADGIAEAFNSNAARLGITGANPALLKDQDPSKISRANVAASKAMKPAMEMVTRHAINWSILAGATPAWAKLVFPDLPENEAVARLWDAIFLASRITGDDPVQDWKDHGENIMKRVALLNDKRYHALHFRGPGTDLVVGLADDHLWAGGGGVCGNGIFCNANIPTEECFTTPHKDRVDGTVTASKPLSHQGTLIENISVRFENGKIVEAHATAGEEALKKLIAVDDGASRLGEVALVPHSSPIAQSGLLFWNTLFDENAASHIALGQAYATCIKDGETMDEATLNSKGANSSLIHVDWMIGSGKMDVDGVSADGTEEPLMRSGEWA
- a CDS encoding TMEM175 family protein encodes the protein MPAHEMKSTRLEAFSDGVIAVIITIMVLELHVPEAHGLGGFLHILPRLGIYGLSFLVVAIYWVNHHDLCSRTEVINYRVLWANLLFLFTLSLLPYFTDYVAEHHYDSFSTALYTVTFIVVAMGFLVLRLSLNGLHDDHEEKLPSRDRKETVKHLTSLAIYVAALPVAYYKPILSLALDFAVTLIWIIPELGTQRRLHRKHRG
- the dapA gene encoding 4-hydroxy-tetrahydrodipicolinate synthase; translation: MEPAIITGLGTAIITPFHPDESVDHASLKKLVEAQIAGGVDFLVACGSTGEASTLTEDETDAVIATVIEAAAGRIPVVAGCTHNSTREAVARAQRIAKIKGLRGILTANPYYNKPTQQGQYLHFKAIAEAVAPMPVLLYNIPGRTAANLLPETVVRLAELPNVIGIKESSGNLAQIGELLALKPANFSVFSGDDYLALPIVAGGGVGLISVASNVAPKEVKAVITAALSGNRETAAEAAKKVHALNTVLFAEPNPAPTKALLAAMKITAGDALRLPMLPVGDKTRESLHKIATELHLL